One Drosophila willistoni isolate 14030-0811.24 chromosome XL unlocalized genomic scaffold, UCI_dwil_1.1 Seg142, whole genome shotgun sequence genomic window, tttaaaaatcaaaaccaGTGGCTAAATTGCAATAATAAGCCACCTTTATAAATCGGTAAGCCAAAGAGAATGGAACGAAGACGAGGCAAAAGACTATTTGTCTATTGAGCCCGGCAGGGTGGAGAGTGATGGGAGTTGGGAAGGGGCGGAATAGATATCGAAGGCCAAGGATGCAAGTTCGGATTCGGTTGTGTGAGAGAAACGCCCTCAGTAGGTGGGCGACCGACTACTGATCCCCACACTTTGATCGGATACAAATGTTAGAGGATGGAATTCCATTAAGACGGAGGTCTGCTGGGGCGTCTAAAACAAATCAGTTCTCATGGACTCATCTCATCcaatcaaatgaaatattttccgTTTACATTTCAATGAAAATAGATTGGAAAAgcttttattgattttaagtTTTAACATTCAAAACGAAAACAGATTTGAATTCTAAAATTTCTCTTAAATTAATTCAGATTTCTTCATCTAGAATAGTGTTCCAATGGGGCCCAATTTAATTTGAACCGGTCCTGATTTGCCGGCCAAGCTCGAGctataaatttttgacagTTTGGAAAAATTGCCATTCATTGTGACCCCTATTGTGTTGCCTACCGTCTGTGGCAacgttgccgttgccattgcTGATCGCTGATCATAGAGTTTCTGTCACTGCCACCGGCAGTAGGTGCCACCAGAATGGAATGGGCAGATGGGAGTCGATGGCATTGCTGGTGTAACACGAGCCATAACAAATATAATGGGCACTTTTGGTGGTCAGGTCCCCATCTTGGTGTACGTTGTGTTGGGGTTCAATAGAATTGTTTGCCAGGAATTATGCTttattgatgatgatgataatgacgTCCTTGCGTGTGGCTAAAGCATGAAAAATTCCCGGAATGCTGCAGCAGCCAAGAGACAGAAAGCccataagaaaataaaaggcTTAGGGCGTTGTCTGTACATAATAAAAATGCCATAAGTCAATATCAGTAACCGAACAGGGTGGATGGGGGGTGGATGGGGGGAAATATGGGTATAGAGAAAATCGGCTCGCGACACTTTGCTTAATGAGCACTGTCATTGTCTTTGGGGGCCAGTCGAGGGTCAACATTGAaggcaacagcagctgcaCTTGAAGATGCACAGGGAGCGattcagacagacagagagacagaagATCATAAATGATAATGTGCCAATGCGgacatttcatttcatttcattttgatcATCATCAATTAATGCAAAAGATCTTTCCTGTAAATCGCCCCCTCTTTCTCTTCCTCTGTATCTGTTCTGTATGTGCTTCATGTTTGAGGCATGAATTATGTTTGCTCAGCAGTTAGTTTTAATTGAAAGTGACATTTCAATAAATTGATAAGCCAACTTACTCCTCCTAATGCCCCGCTGCTACTGCTGCGATGCTACTGCTGTCTGaagctgatgatgatgctctCTCTTCTCTGCCTCTCTTCTGATCATTAACGCCAATGATCATGCATCGCCATCCGCTTTGGTGTTAATATGATCAACGGCAGCTCATCAGCATCTCAACTCCCGGCCATAACGGCAGCAACATCGAGACTCGGCGGCTTCAGCTCCCTTTCAATTTTGTCGATCGGATCGTGTGGCAAAAGGGCGTGTGAAGAGtcaacacacactcacacacactcttcTCACACTCGGCCAGCCCAGAGAAggcatttaatttaattgaaaatgtgttgcgtttttattcatttaatattGATGATATACAGAGTTGAAGTTGCcgttaatttgtttaaacatgctgtaaaccaaataaatattcaatgGTAACCATCACgagcaattaaaattatatttactttattttccAGCATCTTGGAACGCTTTTACGAAAACCGTTTCGATTTTTTACCAACCAATCtgattaaaagaaatttttttaattgatgCTGAGCTTCCTTGAGCTAATtgatatatttaattattaattttttccctATGTACTTTGaattctaaattttttttttgtttgtagtCTTTACGAATTTGGAACAATTATAAATTTACGATTATCCGATAAATATCTGTTAgcaaatttcataaaatttgcttaaatgccaaatttaaattttacttgGTTCATTTTCCTCTTTGGACTCGTTGTTTTAAAGCCAACTCTGAAAGTAAATCTTTACAGCCCGCCGTTAGCTTCTTGTTCGTAGCCTTTTCCCAGGACAATTGGAGGTCCAAGTTGATTACCTCTTCTGCCAACTGTTGGGGTTTATCCATGACCTTCAGCAACTCCTCGGCATTGGCAAAGCGGCGGCTTGAGACATTGCCATTGACGGCCGGCATCGGGCGGAAGGGCAGACGTTGCACCTTGGGAAGTTCATGATTGAAAAGATTCTTCACAGCCTCCTTACTCTGGGCCTTGCAAATCCTGCACTGGTCCTGTTCAGTGCGTTTCGGGGGCAAACACAGTGTGCTCTTCTTAGGCATCTCCATCGGCACAGGCATTTCCCACTCATCCATGTCCTCTAGGGCGGCGGCTGAGGCCCGCGAAGCATGGACGACAATGTAAGTGGCCGACTGCTGTTTGAAAATCTTCACAATCTTCGGCTTCGACATGTGTTGGCGAATTGGTTGACGTGTATTGATTATATTGCTCATCGATCCCAAAATTATACGAGTGTTCGACAACCTAGACATGGACATAATCCTTGATTTCTTCCGTAGAGTATTTGGCAACAATCTCAACGTAAAAATGTACGTTAATCTGAAAGAGAAATGGACCATCTTTGAATCCAGTATATTTACCTTTTTAAGTGTGACTTACCCAATATTGAAGAATCCTTTATAAGAGTTTACAAAAATGCTAAATTTTTTACTAAAGaactaaaaatttataaaagtttactttatttttttttatgtgttacTACTCGAAATGCTTAAAAGTAAACTGAATATCGTACTGTCGTCATTTGGGTATATGAACTTTTGGACAAGAGATTCGAAgtcatggcctacttttccaAAATAACCAGCCTACTTTGATCATGCATGTGGACGGATTTTCTATGAATGTTGGTAAATAAGGTAATGTTGAGTCCAGTGTTGtataatcatcatcaaatcaggCGCCTTGccttaaaaatgaaatatatacaGGTATTATGAAATTTACTTTTCCCAccccaaaataaaattaaaccaTGAGGGAggggagagagaaaaagaggcaaaaaaaaaaacaccaaataGTTGGGACTAGATTAGATGATGGCCACCAAGGTGGTCCACCGGGTGCATCGTGGTCGTGTCGGCTGCAATTTTTTATgattgtttttcatttttatatgtttatttgttgttgttgttgttgctaaaGGGGTCGCTGCATGTGTGTATatttctatgtgtgtgtgtgtgagcccATCATTAACCCATTAAACTTCCGATTTGCCGACAGCGATAAACGCCGTCTGCCTGGGGTCGGTTCGtcttttttctctattttaaTGACATCTCGTAAAGATTTGAAAAGAtctttgtattttcttttgttcaaaTGTGTGGCGCTTCCTGCGTGAAAATCTCTCtttaagcaaaaaacaaaatgaaaagaaaattcaagCACTTTTAACTCTTCCAATTCAATTTAGTTTcttcctgtgtgtgtgttttggtttAGTTTCGATTTTACAGGGGGGGCCACCCAAAACGTTAAGCAATTTGAGCAAATTTTCGCTATAAATTATGGGTAAAAACCTCAAAATATTGGAACGTGTTCGAATAAAAGGAGGGGGGTTAGGGCCAAAGAAGGCCACAGCAATTGCAAACCGCAAAATAAAGTAAtcaattttttaacatttacaTACCCTGCAAAACGAGCAAGTGGTCAAATGGGTTAACCTTAGCttaaagacaacaaaaaggaatcatatacatatatttgctTGATCAGCCTTAGCAACTGATAGCAAAAATTGCCGTTTATATGGTCAAAGTTTGTTTTATATCAGATATTTAACAGagggtatattaaagtcgccacgAAGTTTTCCTTTATGCCACCGTGATGTTTGTTTTGTCTTCTTTTGGCCACGACTTGAttgaaaattgcaaataaattGTATAAGCGGCAAACGAAATGCAAATACATATTTCTCTTAACTTTGGGGTGGTCCTTGAGACTTGAATTGAGCAATTTCTCTCTGTGAgtgagcaacaacaacaacagcaacaacaacaacaacaggaacTGATTGTGACTGACTGCATAATTGTGGCACGTTCGCATTTAATGGGTTAAGGTGGAGCCAGGAGCTCGGAGCCTAAAACCGAACTGTAACTGGGAAATCATcatcccattcccattcccattcccattccatCTCATCCATGGGTTATGGATCCATCTCTCATCATTTCAGAAGCCGCAGACCATCGTGCCACTGGCCGATGCCTCTTGCATCGGTATGAACAGATGTCGAGGCATTCCATCAGGTTGTTTCAtccatttaaattgtatttatcATTATGGCATCCCCCGTGCACCTTTCCCAACCTCCTTTTTGACTTTTTCATTTCCTTGTCCTTCTGTCGGGGTTTTAGTTAATGATTAAGCTACTGGTCTTAAGATCAATTTAAAGTTACATTTagttgatttatttattaataatatgtacaataatttttaatcaaGGCCACAATGCTTATTCAATCAACATTTTCCTATATAACTTTTCCCCCCACTCTATCTCTTTTCAttgtctttctttctctctccctctgtttGCCTCATATCAGTTAACAATCTGCTGACCCGATGAAAAGGCGCCATTGAGGGCAAGTTTTATGTGATTTTTTACACAAAAACcgagaaaaaataacaactGAAACCTCCAACCACCGTCGATCAGACAaatggaaattaaattaaaatgcttTTTTTCGGAAAATGGTGGAAAATGTTAATgggaatggaaatgaaaatggagGAGGAAACAAACCGCAtgtgcaaaaaacaaaaaaaaagacaacaacagaCGACAATGctaacgacgacgacgacgacgatcaTCAGCgggaaaccaaaccaaactctttataagatatatatatagatatataggATAGAGTGATGAAGAAAGGGCgggtggggtggggtggggtggTGTAAGGGGCGTCAGGGGAGTCAAGTGTGTGTGGCAAAGTCTTTTTGCAGAGCTTCAGTAGTTCCCTCACCTGTGTgatgtgtgtttatgtgtgtgttagCTCTCGCAGTCGCTGGTACCTACCTGCCCTGCCTGTCTGTCACCTTTCCCCGCGCCATTCCCTCCCCTCACACCATAGTCGCTCCCATCACttactcctcctcctcctcccgCCATTGGATGATAGCTCGTATGTAACAGGAGACATGCTCTACTGAACATGAGGTTCGATTAAATGTTAATGTTGGTTAactttggggttttttttttctttggcttgttgttttttttattgtccGTCCGACTGTCTGTCGCTCGCACTGAATGACTAACAgcctaactgactgactgactgactgactataCAATACATTGACTCGGGGACGGAACGGGGCTCTTTGTGCATCTATTTAACTACCGAACTTGTCTACGTTCACACATAAAAATCGCATACATATCGGTCTCTTCAGtgtttgtatttaattttttttctgtttttgttttttggggtttgCTGCTTGGTTGGTTTGGGTGCTCAAACGTAATGGACGCTTCTCTCCGACGCACACACGAAGATCGCCACGAAGAAGACTTCGAACCTCGAAGGCAAATGCGTAGTCAATGTGgtcaacaaaaaaaccaaaaaaactgAGACGAAAAACACATGTGAAACACCTTGATAATGCACTGAGCGAAATAATGTGGAATAATAATGCAAATCTATTGATGGTTAGAAGGATTGCTGGACGATCAGTAAGAAGCACTTAGCCCTTATAGGATAAAAAGGCTTTAGGACAACTGGAAACCAATAAGAACTCtagtttaatatttttgatacTTATCTGAACTAATCTCTTCATGTTGCTTTACAGGGTATTTTACATTCAACATATCCTGTAGAAGTGGATTTTTTGTCGATACATCGAGGAGAAATCGGTTTCTAGGAGCAAATCAAATTAATCAATTTTCTTGAGGACTTCAATAGTCGAATTCGGATACCCCTGTTAAATAGCCATATATTAGATAGATAAGAATTCAGACCAATAGAAGACAAGACAGAGTTCGTCCTGTTGGTCGAACCCAAACTTCTGATGTTATATAGTGGAAATTCGGCCGGATCGGCCCATTAgcaaattggatatttaataaatttcaagaAAATTTTATGATTTAATCATATTCACTCTTTCATTAGAAGAGAAAAGGGAACACAGACAGACtttcaagggtatacaaacttcggcatGGCAGAAGTTGGACATCTTCTAAATTACAGCAGGATAATTATCAAAAGAATTTCTTATTAGATTTTGTTAACCAAAAGTCACTATCAGTCTTTTTGATTTAATACCGGGGCAAAAAAGACATTTGAAAAGCAAAGTAATGCAAATCAAATGAATAATTGTATAATGctaatatgaaaatatttgattCTAAAAGTCGGAAAAAGTAATGATACTTtctcatttctttttctttgccaAAGTGGTTTTTTGTCAGTGTAATCAGCTGCCCtattctctatctctctttctctctctcccactctctcactctctaactttttctctgtctctgtctctctcatgCAGTGAGTCTATCTCAGTTACTTCTGCCATACGCCCACACACACGTTTCTTGAATGCTTCTTCGACTGCGCTTTGGGGGCAGGTgcttttggtgtttttttttgtccaggttgttgttgtttttggtcgAGCCCAAGTCTCGTTTTGAACTCAAGTCATTGTTGtagctattgttgttgttgttggtgttgtttgtCTTTTGCACTTCACTTCACTACACTTAAAGTTTTTGCAGCGCTTGGATGCTTCAGCTCGACTTGGAGTCGGACTCCGCTCAGTTGAGTTcagtttggtttggtttggttcaGCTTAGACAGAGGCTCAGTTCAACCGGCTCGTAAATTTCTTTAGGcctcagttgttgttgctgttgttgttgctgctgctgttgcctaTTAAAGTGCGATTTGTTTAATGATTTTCTACAACTCGTTGTATAAATTTCCCATTTGAAattactcactcacacacacacacacacataaacaggTGAAGATTTTaaggttttggttttgggttttgtttttggtttttttttttttttttggctatgCTCATGAAAATTTAGTGTTTTATTATGCAAAAATCAGTCGGCCAATGCGCTGATTACGCTTATACCCTGAACTCCATTTTTTTCCCCCCGCTTACTCCCCTCGCAAGTGTCTTGAACTGGCTCTTGCCTCCCTGGCCACCTTGTCTTAACTGAGTCACGGCTTTAGTTTTGGTTTGAACTTTGGTTTCAGTTGGTAATATTTAGTGGTTTTAATTAATGAACAGAGTCTTTGcttagttagttagttgctCTTCATTTCcgtctctgtctttctcttgGCATTTGGCAATTTCGGTTTTTAGCCTGAGAAATGTATACTTTATGTTGGGCAATTAATtcccaacaaaacaaaaaacaaaaccaaaacctccaaggaaatataaatatatatatatatatatatatttattaatctATCAAAAATGGCTGAAATAGAAGtgaacaacatttttttttatacttttctcaacaattaataaatcataattattatttttatttgatttgatcAATTTTTCTTACAGCATGAAAAATATATTCTGATTCCTCTGTATTTCGATTCCTTTTTTTACCTTCATAAACACTAGTTATAGCTTATCTCTAaaatttagttagtttttttgACAAATGATACATTCAAGCCTTCAGAAGGTATGTAAGAGACATGTTTATATATTCtcgatcagcatcaacagccaaGTCAATTCAGAAATATTCATCTGCTGCACATCTGATCTATCTAAATATCTGAAGCCATTGACATTTGGTTTATGGACTCTTCCTTTCTCCTTCGTGATTAGTTTGAATGCTTCAAATACTTTCAAAAAGATAAGCATCTATAAGGTCCTTCAAATTTGGTCAGGATTTTGTCAAGAAATAAACAAGCCAAATTAAGATCTGATTCACcacagaaaaaattaattactcCAAGAATATCGTCAATGGTAAACCAATTCTTTCTATGTAAAAGGGATATCCCTGTGGTTTTCACAAGACAAGACATCCAAAAGGAGGACATTTCAGAAAGGATACACTTAAAAATGAATttctatattaattttggcTAAAACTATTGACTTTAAGCGTCTAGACTCTAGAGTTTATATATATGATTTAACATGATCGGAGCGAATTTCGACTTAATGATATGCCATGACATTCAATTGTTGGCACAATGATCATTAGAGCAGAGGATATCCTTAGATAGATAGGGGCAGCTGACAAACTCTAATAGGACAGCTGAACTCCCATCTTTTAGGTCCTGCCCCaatataaacacacacacacacacatgaaaagCCAGACACCTTAGACTACCCTAGGTAGTAGCCACGTGCTAAGGAGTCCTGGGGACTTTTCTTATCAATAGagcagacaacaacaacaacagcaacagcaacaggaatgaataaaaataataataataagggAATGAGAAAAGGACagagaaaacattataaatgaTTTCATTAAACTGTGCGATGAGGGTTAGGTCAGGGGCCCTCGACCTGCTGCTGGTGCACCTGCAACTAGCCAGCGACTGCAAGTGCCGTCCACTCAGTCGGCAGGTGAAGACGATGACGAGGCTCTTTTCGTTAGGGGTGGGAAAAATGAtttacacaaacacacacacacacacacactcggaCACATTTCTGTGATGATAACTGGCCTCAAGTAAAAGTCAAATGGGAATGCGGTATATAGAATGTAGAACGTCGAATGTATGTAAAATGTGTGAAGCGGGTGGGAGCAAGGGAGCAAGGGAGCAAACGGGAACCCCTTTTTCCGTATTTTTGCAAAGTTCGATTCACTGAGACGGCCCTATGCTTCTGCCCCCGAGCCTTCCATGGGCATGGGCATAGGCATAggcatgggcatgggcatgggccCGGGCTTGGGCCTCGTTTGGGCCACTTAACCGTAATTAGGgcttttcaatattattaatgATGATGGTCGCTCGCTGGCCTGGAAATGTGGGAAATGCATTGCGAATTGATGATGACGACGCGACGTCGACAACGGCGATGACGATGGCGATGACgatgtggatgatgatgatgatgatgatgacgatcgTTGGCTGGCAGACAAtgaatgcaaaatgcaaaatgtaaACACGCAAACCGAAAGCGCAACAATTTTCGAACTGCAATTTCTGCCGCTGCCACTAAAGCTGACTCTGCTTCGCTCTATTTGACTTTTTGTTgtgtggcagtggcagtggcagtcgCTGTGGCACATCGTCTACTATGTACTTCttgtggtggcggtggtggtggttgtggtggtttcgttttttcgttgtttttctGCCCATCCATCCATACATTTTTAGCGTTATCAATGCAAAATAATCTTTCAATCAGCCCTATGCAATGACGTCGCATTGTGTTCTGTGTCGTCTACTAAGGCTCAACGAAGCGTAACGGCAGTTCGTGTTCGTGTCGAAGGAGTCGCAGCCGGaattggagttggagttga contains:
- the LOC111518884 gene encoding uncharacterized protein LOC111518884, producing the protein MSMSRLSNTRIILGSMSNIINTRQPIRQHMSKPKIVKIFKQQSATYIVVHASRASAAALEDMDEWEMPVPMEMPKKSTLCLPPKRTEQDQCRICKAQSKEAVKNLFNHELPKVQRLPFRPMPAVNGNVSSRRFANAEELLKVMDKPQQLAEEVINLDLQLSWEKATNKKLTAGCKDLLSELALKQRVQRGK